A region of Vitis riparia cultivar Riparia Gloire de Montpellier isolate 1030 chromosome 1, EGFV_Vit.rip_1.0, whole genome shotgun sequence DNA encodes the following proteins:
- the LOC117919798 gene encoding NADH dehydrogenase [ubiquinone] 1 beta subcomplex subunit 7: MEVEGSSKKMIATQEEMVEAKVPLGYRDQCAHLLIPLNKCRHAEFYLPWKCEAERHVYEKCEYELVMERMLKMQKIQEEEAKLKQSQKQPIPLIPKTANA, from the coding sequence ATGGAGGTGGAAGGATCGTCGAAGAAGATGATAGCAACACAGGAAGAAATGGTGGAGGCTAAGGTTCCTCTGGGGTACAGAGACCAGTGTGCGCACCTCTTGATCCCTCTCAACAAGTGCAGGCACGCCGAGTTCTACCTTCCATGGAAGTGCGAGGCCGAGCGCCACGTCTACGAGAAGTGTGAGTACGAGCTCGTTATGGAGAGGATGCTTAAGATGCAAAAGATCCAAGAAGAAGAAGCCAAGCTCAAGCAGTCCCAGAAACAGCCCATTCCTCTCATTCCCAAAACTGCCAATGCTTAG
- the LOC117919788 gene encoding short-chain dehydrogenase reductase ATA1 has protein sequence MAFKPSVFITFYPQTHILKGEMELEPPLHNDQQKLSEKRLLGKVAIITGGARGIGAATAKLFARHGAHVIIADVLDDLGFTLADSIGGRYIHCDVAKEDDMESAVQLALTWKGQLDIMFNNAGIGGLDGSVTNIDMTKMKALLAVNVNGNIHGIKHAARAMIRGRKGGCIICTSSSAAIMGGLASHGYTLSKEAIVGLMRSTACELGVHGIRVNCISPHGVPTEMLVSGYRKILGKADVTPEEVSRIVGKRGSLLRGRGGSVEDIAQAALFLASEDAGFITAHNLVLDGGFTSACSDMNFIYQEPT, from the exons ATGGCATTTAAACCTTCTGTATTTATTACTTTCTATCCACAAACACACATTCTGAAAGGTGAAATGGAGCTGGAACCTCCTTTGCATAATGATCAGCAGAAGCTCTCTGAGAAGAG GTTGTTGGGAAAAGTTGCAATTATAACTGGGGGTGCAAGAGGGATTGGAGCAGCCACAGCAAAATTGTTTGCTCGGCATGGTGCCCATGTTATCATAGCTGATGTACTCGATGACTTGGGGTTCACTCTTGCCGATTCAATAGGCGGCCGCTATATACACTGCGACGTGGCCAAGGAAGATGACATGGAGTCAGCTGTTCAGCTGGCACTCACATGGAAAGGCCAACTAGATATCATGTTCAACAATGCCGGCATTGGAGGGCTGGATGGCAGCGTCACCAACATTGACATGACCAAGATGAAGGCCCTTCTTGCAGTTAATGTGAACGGCAACATACATGGAATCAAACATGCGGCACGGGCCATGATCAGAGGGCGAAAAGGAGGGTGCATCATATGCACCTCCAGCTCCGCAGCCATCATGGGAGGCCTAGCATCACACGGCTACACATTGTCCAAAGAGGCTATTGTCGGACTCATGAGAAGCACCGCTTGTGAGTTGGGGGTGCATGGAATCCGCGTTAATTGCATTTCGCCACATGGGGTCCCTACAGAGATGCTTGTGAGTGGGTACCGGAAGATCCTGGGAAAAGCGGATGTGACGCCTGAAGAAGTGAGTCGAATTGTGGGGAAGAGAGGGAGCCTGCTGCGTGGGAGGGGTGGGAGTGTGGAAGACATTGCACAGGCCGCGCTGTTTTTGGCCAGCGAAGATGCGGGCTTCATAACAGCACACAATCTTGTCCTTGATGGGGGTTTTACTTCTGCTTGCAGCGACATGAATTTCATCTACCAAGAACCGACTTGA
- the LOC117922936 gene encoding eukaryotic translation initiation factor 3 subunit I-like produces MLSAGGNAVVGQGDSETGRLLEESNQETGHMKTITLLWKAEDGSHFLSGPWIPSIDRILRFFLDLVVVLGDSQMHYMSVHHAEKCGAKFFDKENIGSPPLLNTVICLMCKHSSKL; encoded by the exons ATGTTGAGTGCTGGGGGAAATGCTGTTGTTGGTCAAGGGGATTCGGAG ACAGGGAGACTGCTTGAAGAGTCTAACCAGGAAACCGGTCATATGAAGACAATAACATTACTTTGGAAAGCTGAGGATGGTTCGCATTTTCTCAGTGGTCCCTGGATACCTTCTATTGATCGCATTCTCAGATTTTTTCTTGATCTTGTG GTAGTGCTAGGAGATAGTCAGATGCATTACATGTCAGTTCATCATGCTGAGAAGTGTGGGGCCAAATTCTTTGACAAGGAAAATATAGGCTCACCACCATTGTTGAACACTGTGATTTGCCTTATGTGTAAACACTCGAGTAAATTATGA